The segment GACTCCTATGATAACCCCTGTTCTGTTTGTCTCCAGTCTGTGTAGGTTTTTATGCACCAAAAACTTCTCTATAATGGATGCCTTTGGCTCTCTTTGAGGGTCAATGCCCAAAAGGGTTACTGGCTTGTCCTTTACCCCATACTTTAGAATGCCTCTGCTTACAAGTCTTGGAGCTACACCCAAAACCTCTGGATGCTTTTCTACCTCCTGCACTATATCCTGCCAGCCCAGTATCCTGTCCTTTTCCTTTGGTTTTTCTCCAAGCAAGACCGCATTGGCTTCCACCTGCTGAGATTCCTCTCTTGGCTTTATCTTTATGTGTGGCTCAAGGTCTATCACCTGCTGTATAAAGTAGTTTTGAAAGCCGAGCATAAGAGAGCTCATCACTATAAAGGCGGAGACACCTATGGAAACGCCAAGCACAGAAACAAAGGTCTGCCTTTTCCTCTGAAGGAGAAGTTTAAAAGCCACAAAAAGCACATGCTTCATGGCACTACCACTTTGTCCCCAGGCTTTAGCCCCTCTAAGACTTCAAGATACTCTCCATACCTCCTGCCAACCTTTACAGGCACTTTGACCCTTCTCACGCCGTCATACAAAAGCACATAGCCCTCTTGGTAAGCACTTGCTGGGATAAGGATTGCCCTTTTTCTTTCCACTTCTATCTGACCGTCCACCGTTGAGCCATTGGGAAGGTTCTCGGGTAGCTCCGCATGGACCTTCACAGTAATAAGTTTCCTATTCCTGTCAACTTCTCTTATTACTTGAGAGACTTTCCCCTCAAACCTCTCATTAGGGTAAGCATCTACCCTAAGGATAACCCTTTGACCTTCCCTTAGCATGCCTGCATACTCTTCGTCCACCTCAAGCCAAACTTCCCAACCCTTTGAACCTATTGAGAAAAGCCTGTTTTCCTGACTCATGTGGTTTATATAGTCCCCCGGGTTTACAAACTTTTTGAGAACATACCCATCTATAGGACTTCTTATAACATACTTTTCCTTTTCCCTCAATAGCCTCTCCCTTTCTGCTAATAGCACCCTTTCCTCGGACCTAAGGGAAACTATAGCGTCTTGATAAGTGTTTTTTAACCTCTCGTATTCTCTCTTGCTTAACTCATATTGAGTTTTGCTCTGCTCGTATGCCTCTTTGGATATTAGACCCTGAGAAAAAAGCCTTTCTCTTCTTTCAAAAAGGTTTTTGCTGTTTTCCATGTTTATCCTTGCGGACTCAATGGCACTTTCAAGGCTTTTTAGATAAGCAGAGCCCTCTTTTAGTCTTTCACGCACAAGGTTTAGCCTTTCGGACACTTCCTTTATGCTTGCATCTATGGTCTTTGAGTCAATAGTAGCAAGAGGCTGTCCCTTTCTTACAAAGTCTCCCTCCTTTACGAAAACCTCCTCCACATAGCCAGAAACTTCCGCCTTTACAACCACATAGTTTTCCGCCTTTGCATAGCCAGAGCCATAAACGAGGGTTTTAACCTCCTCTTCTTTGACAACTGCGTAGTTTTCT is part of the Aquificaceae bacterium genome and harbors:
- a CDS encoding efflux RND transporter periplasmic adaptor subunit, which produces MRKLFIALPFVLIVALVLFFAVRGHKENYAVVKEEEVKTLVYGSGYAKAENYVVVKAEVSGYVEEVFVKEGDFVRKGQPLATIDSKTIDASIKEVSERLNLVRERLKEGSAYLKSLESAIESARINMENSKNLFERRERLFSQGLISKEAYEQSKTQYELSKREYERLKNTYQDAIVSLRSEERVLLAERERLLREKEKYVIRSPIDGYVLKKFVNPGDYINHMSQENRLFSIGSKGWEVWLEVDEEYAGMLREGQRVILRVDAYPNERFEGKVSQVIREVDRNRKLITVKVHAELPENLPNGSTVDGQIEVERKRAILIPASAYQEGYVLLYDGVRRVKVPVKVGRRYGEYLEVLEGLKPGDKVVVP